A genomic region of Methanothermobacter sp. CaT2 contains the following coding sequences:
- a CDS encoding (5-formylfuran-3-yl)methyl phosphate synthase, whose translation MLLLISPVNTEEALEAIEGGADIVDVKNPSEGSLGANFPWVIRRVREMTPDEMLVSATLGDVPYKPGTVALAAMGALVSGADYIKVGLYGTRNYEEAVDVMKNVVRAVKDESDAIVVAAGYADAHRVGAVDPMEIPRVAADSGADLAMLDTAVKDGKSLFDFMDMKRLESFVSETRDHGLKSALAGSVGREHLKPLHDIGCDVVGIRGAACVGGDRNTGRIHRTAVRELKELIESF comes from the coding sequence TTGCTTCTATTGATAAGTCCAGTTAACACAGAGGAGGCACTTGAGGCCATAGAAGGCGGTGCAGACATAGTTGACGTTAAGAACCCCAGTGAGGGATCTCTTGGGGCCAACTTCCCATGGGTTATCCGCAGGGTCAGGGAGATGACACCTGATGAGATGCTTGTGAGCGCCACCCTCGGCGATGTACCCTACAAGCCAGGAACCGTGGCGCTGGCAGCAATGGGGGCCCTTGTATCAGGGGCAGACTACATAAAGGTCGGCCTCTACGGGACAAGGAACTACGAAGAGGCGGTTGATGTCATGAAGAACGTTGTGAGGGCAGTTAAGGATGAATCCGACGCAATCGTCGTCGCGGCTGGCTACGCCGACGCCCACCGTGTGGGTGCGGTTGACCCAATGGAGATACCCCGTGTTGCCGCAGATTCAGGGGCTGACCTTGCAATGCTTGACACCGCTGTGAAGGATGGTAAGTCACTCTTTGATTTCATGGACATGAAACGGCTGGAATCCTTTGTCTCAGAAACCAGGGACCATGGACTGAAATCTGCCCTTGCAGGGTCCGTTGGAAGGGAGCACCTCAAACCACTGCATGATATTGGATGTGATGTGGTCGGCATAAGGGGTGCCGCATGTGTTGGCGGAGACCGCAACACTGGCAGAATCCACAGGACAGCTGTGAGAGAACTCAAGGAACTGATAGAAAGCTTTTAA
- the guaB gene encoding IMP dehydrogenase, which produces MYVKKLKEAETGYTFDDFLLLPQASYVEPKDVETSGRVSRNISLKIPIISSAMDTVTEYEMAIAMAQEGGMGVIHRNMSIRDQVEQVKKVKRSGDLTIRDVITISPDSTLREAHEIMDQEEISGLPVVEDGILIGIISRRDIEPIFNSEADRKVDQVMTRDVVTVDESVTPSEALDIAYENKVERLPVVKDGKIVGILTMKDILERKRYPNASRDSEGYLMVAAATGPFDLERAHALDEAGADILAIDSAHGHNMNLVKSAGKMKREIDADLIVGNIATREAAEDLIAQDVDGLKVGIGPGSMCTTRIIAGVGVPQLTAIAEVADVAAEYDVPVIADGGIRYSGDIAKAVAVGADCVMLGNLLAGTYEAPGDVVVMNGRKYKQYRGMGSLGAMTGGIGAGTDRYFQEPKGHMKHTKVVPEGVEGVVPYRGTVSEVLFQLIGGLRASMGYCGAADLGEMKERAKLVRITSSGIKESHPHDLLITNESPNYPTLK; this is translated from the coding sequence ATGTACGTGAAAAAATTGAAGGAAGCAGAAACCGGTTACACATTTGATGATTTTCTCCTTCTTCCCCAGGCATCATATGTGGAACCGAAGGATGTGGAGACATCTGGAAGGGTATCAAGGAACATCAGCCTCAAAATACCCATAATAAGCTCCGCGATGGACACCGTTACAGAATATGAAATGGCCATCGCAATGGCCCAGGAGGGCGGAATGGGTGTTATCCACCGGAACATGAGCATCAGGGACCAGGTGGAGCAGGTCAAGAAGGTCAAGAGATCCGGTGATCTCACCATAAGGGATGTTATAACAATCTCACCGGACTCCACCCTCAGGGAGGCCCATGAGATAATGGACCAGGAGGAGATCAGCGGGCTGCCGGTGGTTGAGGATGGAATACTCATAGGTATAATAAGCCGGAGGGACATTGAGCCCATATTCAACTCCGAGGCCGACAGAAAGGTTGACCAGGTGATGACAAGGGATGTCGTCACGGTTGATGAATCGGTAACCCCATCAGAGGCCCTTGACATAGCCTACGAGAACAAGGTTGAAAGGCTCCCTGTTGTGAAGGACGGGAAGATCGTTGGCATACTCACCATGAAGGATATACTTGAGAGGAAGAGGTACCCCAACGCATCAAGGGACAGTGAAGGTTACCTCATGGTTGCGGCAGCCACAGGGCCATTTGACCTTGAAAGGGCCCATGCGCTTGATGAGGCAGGGGCAGATATACTGGCAATCGACAGCGCCCACGGACACAACATGAACCTTGTTAAGAGCGCCGGAAAAATGAAGAGGGAGATAGACGCGGACCTCATAGTGGGTAACATCGCAACGAGGGAGGCGGCAGAGGACCTCATCGCACAGGACGTTGATGGCCTTAAGGTTGGTATAGGTCCAGGTTCAATGTGCACCACAAGGATAATTGCAGGTGTGGGTGTGCCGCAGCTCACCGCCATAGCCGAGGTGGCCGATGTCGCGGCGGAGTACGATGTTCCTGTGATCGCCGATGGAGGTATAAGGTACTCAGGGGATATTGCAAAGGCAGTGGCGGTTGGGGCAGACTGTGTCATGCTGGGGAACCTACTTGCAGGTACCTATGAGGCCCCGGGGGACGTTGTTGTTATGAATGGCCGTAAGTACAAGCAGTACCGTGGCATGGGATCCCTGGGCGCAATGACCGGTGGTATAGGTGCCGGGACAGACAGGTACTTCCAGGAGCCCAAGGGGCACATGAAACACACCAAGGTCGTCCCTGAAGGTGTTGAGGGCGTTGTCCCCTATAGGGGAACGGTGAGCGAGGTCCTGTTCCAGCTAATCGGGGGTCTCAGGGCATCAATGGGATACTGCGGCGCCGCAGATCTCGGTGAGATGAAGGAAAGGGCAAAGCTTGTGAGGATAACCTCAAGCGGTATCAAGGAGAGCCACCCGCACGACCTCCTCATAACCAATGAAAGCCCCAACTACCCCACCCTCAAATAA